TTAGACAGCTTGAATACCAAATCTTTGTCTTTGGAGACACAAATTTTACTGCTGTTGGGAATTTTAATTGGTTTTGGCATCAAAATTCCCCTGGTTCCCTTCCACACATGGTTGCCAGATGCTCACGTTGAGGCTTCCACACCGGTTTCGGTGCTGTTAGCTGGAGTGCTGTTGAAGTTGGGAACTTACGGTTTACTGCGGTTTGGGATGGATTTGTTCCCAGAAGGTTGGAGTTATTTAGCTCCCTTTTTAGCAACCTGGGCAGTCATAAGCGTACTTTATGGTGCATCCTGCGCGATCGCCCAAAAAGATATGAAAAAAATGGTGGCATATAGTTCCATTGGACATATGGGCTTTATACTTTTAGCCGCCGCTGCTGCAACACCTCTAAGTGTGTTAGGAAGCGTCATGCAAATGATCAGCCACGGCTTGATTTCAGCAATGCTGTTTTTGCTTGTGGGAGTTGTGTATAAAAAAGCAGGAAGCCGCGATTTAGATGTTATACGGGGGTTAATGAACCCAGAACGCGGTATGCCTGTAATTGCAAGCTTGATGGTTTTGGGAGTGATGGCAAGTGCTGGTATACCGGGAATGGTTGGATTTATTTCTGAATTCATCGTTTTTCGGGGTAGTTTTCCAGTTTTCCCAGTGCAAACCCTGTTAAGCATGATTGGTACAGGCTTAACTGCTGTTTATTTCTTGATTCTCACCAACCGTGCCTTTTTTGGACGCTTGTCTGCACAAGTTGTCAACTTGCCTCGTGTATCTTGGGCAGATCGCGCACCTGGATTGGTTTTAGCCATCCTAATTCTGATTTTTGGGATTCAACCTAATTGGTTAGCGCGCTGGACTGAACAGACAACAACGGCGATGATTAATACCCCAAGCCCGATGGCAACAGTTTCTTTCGTTGAGACAAAAGGCAAAAATTAAAAGCAATAGAGATTAGGGATTGAGAATAACTTTAGCCCCTAATTCTTATTCCCTAGTCCTTCTGTTCATTTCTAGGAGAACCACCAATGGTAGCCATAAAAGACAAGCCCGCTAACTATCCATTATCTGAGTATATCGAGCGCCTGGAATCAGGAGGAGCATTACTTCCCGATACGCCAGAAAATGTGCTAGAAGTCGTTGGTATTCTTAAAAGCTATGGAGTCGTTTTAGATTCCTACTCAAAAAACCTGATCTACATTGCTGATCATCAATTTTTAGTGTTTTTCCCATTTTTTAAATACTTTAATGGGGAAATATCTTTTAATAAATTGCTACGGCATTGGTGGCATGACAGAATTAATTTTGAATATGCCGAGTATTGTATGAAAGCCATGATGTGGCATGGTGGCGGTGGCTTGGATGAATATCTAGATTCAACAGAATTTCAACAGAGAGCACAAGCTGTTATTGCAGCAAAATTTAAAAACAATCCCTTAATAATCGGACTCAACCAACTGTTCCCTGATTTTTTACCCGAACAGTTGCGCGTCAGTGCTTACTACAGTGGGTTAGGTCAATTTTGGCGGGTAATGGCTGATATGTTCCTCAGTTTATCCGACCGCTATGATAATGGCGAAATCAAATCTATTCCCCAAGTTGTAGACCATATAAAAGCGGGCTTGGTAGCAGATGCCAGTAAGCCAATTACCTATGCCGTTAAAATTCGGGATAAAGTTTATGACATTATTCCCGCTTCTGTTGGTTTGACCTTCCTTGCAGATACAGCAGTCCCTTATGTAGAAGCAGTTTTCTTCCGAGGAACGCCTTTCCACGGTACAGTTTCATATAACGCTCAAGCATATCAAATTCCCGCCGACCAAGCTCGATTTCAGTATGGCGCTTTGTATGCTGACCCCTTACCTATTGGCGGCGCAGGTATTCCTCCCACCTTGCTGATGCAAGATATGCGTCACTATCTCCCAGATTATTTACACGAAATTTATCGTCGCAGTCGTCGGGGAGAAGATGATTTGCGAGTACAAATTTGCATAACTTTCCAAAAATCAATGTTTTGTGTCACCACTGCGGCGATTTTGGGACTTATGCCTCATCCTTTAAATACTCAAAACCCAGATGAGCAAAAAGCCAATCGAGTTTATTTGCAAAAGTGGCTTGATAGGCTAAAAACTTCGCGCTTAGAGGTTGTGAACGACCAGTCTAATTTTTGTCCAGTGGCTTTACCAAAGACGGTGTAATAAACATCTTGTAAAAATACCTGAGTAGGGGCACAACAGTGTTGTGCCCTTACAAAAATCTGTTTTTTACTTTCTTAGCATACTAACGTCAAAAAAACCTGCGCTACTTCCTGCTGTTTTTTAGTTCTGTCGAACTCACGTCTGGTTATGTATAGCACTTCTCATTTGAATGAAGTACAGATTTATCTGTATTTATCTGTGTAGCCTACGGCACGGCTTACGCCTACATCTGTGGTTCATTATTTCTTTGGTGTACCTTACCCAATTTC
The sequence above is a segment of the Mastigocladopsis repens PCC 10914 genome. Coding sequences within it:
- a CDS encoding NADH-quinone oxidoreductase subunit M, yielding MLSALILVPLLGAALISFLPFGMTPKVSRGVALVFTSISFVWTIVLAIQFNPAKASQQFTEFLPWIEALGLNYHLGVDGLSLPLLVLNGLLTCIAICSSDVAIGRPRFYYSLLLLLNVGVVGAFLAQDLLLFFLFYELELIPLYLLIAIWGGERRGYAATKFLIYTAVSGILILASFLGVVWLSGAPSFALDSLNTKSLSLETQILLLLGILIGFGIKIPLVPFHTWLPDAHVEASTPVSVLLAGVLLKLGTYGLLRFGMDLFPEGWSYLAPFLATWAVISVLYGASCAIAQKDMKKMVAYSSIGHMGFILLAAAAATPLSVLGSVMQMISHGLISAMLFLLVGVVYKKAGSRDLDVIRGLMNPERGMPVIASLMVLGVMASAGIPGMVGFISEFIVFRGSFPVFPVQTLLSMIGTGLTAVYFLILTNRAFFGRLSAQVVNLPRVSWADRAPGLVLAILILIFGIQPNWLARWTEQTTTAMINTPSPMATVSFVETKGKN
- a CDS encoding CO2 hydration protein — translated: MVAIKDKPANYPLSEYIERLESGGALLPDTPENVLEVVGILKSYGVVLDSYSKNLIYIADHQFLVFFPFFKYFNGEISFNKLLRHWWHDRINFEYAEYCMKAMMWHGGGGLDEYLDSTEFQQRAQAVIAAKFKNNPLIIGLNQLFPDFLPEQLRVSAYYSGLGQFWRVMADMFLSLSDRYDNGEIKSIPQVVDHIKAGLVADASKPITYAVKIRDKVYDIIPASVGLTFLADTAVPYVEAVFFRGTPFHGTVSYNAQAYQIPADQARFQYGALYADPLPIGGAGIPPTLLMQDMRHYLPDYLHEIYRRSRRGEDDLRVQICITFQKSMFCVTTAAILGLMPHPLNTQNPDEQKANRVYLQKWLDRLKTSRLEVVNDQSNFCPVALPKTV